Below is a window of Camelina sativa cultivar DH55 chromosome 11, Cs, whole genome shotgun sequence DNA.
attattaatttatgggtGCAAATGAATGCAATGttgttacaaaaagaaaacaaactattAGTTACTCTGATTTTATACCTTTTACACCTATcaactatgaaaaaaaattgtacttttTAGTCCTGAAAACAACTTATTCTACTGGAAAACACGAAACAGCCTAAAGTTTTATTCTATAAAACTATAGAGAAATGGaaataatttctttgttttctgattgttttttaaatattatgttctcaatctatcttaacatttttgaagtacatttttgtgccatctttttttatctttgtatccaaactaAATTATCTACAATCCTTATaatcaaacacaatcatttccttattttataatattaatttccaagtttctaaaatctatctacctaatttaaagcaatatgattaaaatataattcttcacttttatttaattatttgaattactatttaacacataaaattaataaaattttagatttttttcagcatatgatgtgatttaaatttttataaacggatatatattttaaaaattattttaggatttttactTTCACAACTACTAATTGTTAATAATCAAACTTCACATAATAATGTTTATTTTgcgaaaacaaaaaactatcaacaatatatataatagtcaAACTAATTTTAGacctcaaaaaaaatatatatatatatatatattataagcatataaattttatgaaattgaAAGCATAATCCTAGAAAAATACTGTTTCCTGGGGTTTTCACAATTTATCACGAAAAATAAATCGCTAAATGTATGGCGTTACAAGAGGAGACCATCAGATCATGTTGAtggagaattaaaaaaaaaactcaagaaacaaATATCAGTGAGAACATAGACATTCACTAacacatattataattaactaaaaaacaGTATACTTTTATATACATGCATAATACTGTAACgcatatattaaaattaattcaaaaaatacaTACTACTtataaacaaaaccataaaatttatatacaaaaataaaattcaaaaattgtCCCGtggtttaataaatataaagagaTCAAACAACTAAtattgatctgtttttttttttaattatagttataatatttgttGCCGCCTCTTATTAGCATAGTTTTTAAGCAATGAATAGTTACTGAGATTTTTCATATTATACCAATGCATTTTTGACTTTTGGTTGATAAATTaacatcttttttgtttcttttcctgtACGCCTATACATGTATATTATCAAGTTCACTTCAGTAACTTAAGTTTCTCTGCCTCATATTAGCAAGTTTTAAATCAGTGAGATATCCATTATTTTTTCGTCagctttcgtttttttttcgttttctcatGATGatgacctttttttttccctgacTTCCATGTGTCTCtaaaaggagatgtaagaagtgGAGTTTTAGATTTGGTCAAATCTGCCATTTGAAAATGGAAGACCAAAATCAAGGAGCATATCCCTTTAAATTTTGAGAgtaatagagaaaaatatatatgagaattaAGAAATCTCTCACTATCAAAAATCCTTAATGATTTTGCAAAATCCTTTGGCCCTACCAACTATTGTAGAGGCAgcaaaaatataagttttttcttgGATGTTATAGCGTCTTGCATTTGTCTTCAATAATTATCAAATTGATTTTTCTAGTTATATTAACTCATACAATACGAATTTTTATAGAACTGAAATGGTTCAGAgtagttatataattttatattagttGATCTCGCTAAGAAAAACCAATTTCTACTCGTTAAGCAGGGCAGATGAAGGTTTGGTGGACTGGGATCGGGTTCTCTCAAGCCACGCCAAATTTTCGCTGGTTGCTTGGCTTGCCACTTTAAATAGACCCACGACTGGTCACAGAATGGTGCAATGGAAGTGTGGAACTTAGGGTCGACTCTACTTGTATTCTCTGTCAGGATCAATATGAAACACGAGACCATCTTTTTTTCACTTGTCCATATTCGACAGAGGTCTGGACAAATCTCATGACTAAACTTCTTCAAGCTAAATTCTCGGTGGTTTGGGGACACTTCTAAATTTGCTCACGGACAAGACTTTGGGAAAAGATGCACTGTATTTGTTGAGATACTTTTCAAGCTTCAATTCACACAATCTGGAAGGAACGGAACAATCGACGACATGGGGAACCTCAGACATTACTCACGCTTGCTCACCAAACAATAAGACAAACAAGTTCCAAATAGGCTACTCTCCCTCCAAGGTCAAAACAATGACAAATTTGTAGGTTGTATGGCTTTGTGGTTTGCAACAAGATGaatgtttagattttttggtAGATCATTTTCAATACCTTAAACAAACGATGtacttgatgtaaaaaaaaaaaaatcgaataaattttacatatattcaaaaaaaaaaccaatttctAAAAGTTTGGTTGGTTTAGCGGTCGAAAGTATTCAGCATAATAATTTTGATCAAATCGGCTATATTAatcgaccaaaaaaaattcatcactTTCTTTTACCTAACTACGtccaattaattatttttatggaGCACttagtatatacatatactagTTTTTATACTAAATAATCTTAAAACGctcaaattaattatataagtcTATAGGTAAATGTGGTAAGTAGAATCCAAGCGTGTGTCCCAAGTtcgttctatttttttttttaaattgactaTAGATTAAAATTTTCTCTAGTCTCactacaaaatataagatatgatTACTTTATATTTAGAGTAACTTAAATTTTTACACTAtttgttgtaaaataaaaaatagagtaatagATTGAAGTTAAACTCTATTGTATATAAGActtactctattttagaattaaaatagATAGATGAATACATTGAAAATCGTCTTAAActttattggttttaaaaagATTACTTATCCGTTTTCATATTGTAGTAAGATTTGTACATTAGAAGTTCTGACtgatttaactaaataaatagcCAATGATATATCGACTTAAAGAGtatcaatcaataaaaatagtGATCATGCAATGCTGTGTGGATTATCCTCTACATGCACAAGTATAAAGAATTTGTACTTGATATAGACCACCGCACCTGCATACAAATTGTGAGAGCAAACGTTCCATTAATAGGTCGAGGACCAATGGGGACCCAAGCCAATTGAATCTCAAGATAGCGAAATGAAGTTGCAGTTGCAATGCTTCATAAAATAATTGagtataccttttcttttttgttttagcatgcccttatttttgtgttattttctttttaaactttGTGTGGCCAATTTATTAGAAACACTTACTTCTCAACGAGGCAAACGTAACTTTCCTTTATTGTTCCACATAACCCGATTTACTtgtccttcttctctcttttttagcTATTTCTTCTTAGGTCTTTTTAAGCTTTTTCTACTTTTTAGCTCCCCTCGACCGTTCCCCAACCGCATGCAACCTGTAGCCGATCTAAAATCCAGGGAGATCAGTGGGGGGTCGGAGCTCCGCAGCTCTTATCCGCTACTCGCTTCCATTTCGGTGAAGCTATCAAAAGAACCAACAACTCTCAGATCTAGAATTCCGATTCCCCAACAAGAGATCTATCACCGGGTATCGTTGATGGCAGGAGCTGAATCCCTTGGTCCATCAGAGGCGAGTTACCTGGTGGAGTCGTCTACGACACACAACGATCTTCTCTTCTTGACCTCGACTTTCTGTACCGGAGAACACAAGCTCCTAGGTTTCTCTTCTGATGCTTCAAGCCCCGCTATAAACCCTCAACCACCATCCTTTCCTTTACCGGAGATGTCTGAGTCCCTGAATCCGACACCAGCTCAACCAGGCCGCCGCGCGATTTCTCTGCCCCCAAatgagaaattagggttttctttggTGGGCTCAATAATCCTCAGCCCATTAAGGTTTATGAGCCCAGTAAAAAACGGTGTTGTACGAGTCCTTCCTCTGCGTTTATCCAGGTTTGATCGGATCTTAATTCTCTTCCACCCTAGTCAATCTTTGTGTCGAATTGTGGAACCTtttgttcgaagactgcatttgGAACATAAGTCACCACTGTTGCTAGCTTGGTTAGAGATTTCTTTAGAAAACCTGCTACTAGATTCACTTAGGGACCTTGCTTTTGAAGATAGAAGCTTGATTGAAATCGGCATTATGATCCAGACTCTATGGAGCTGTGATTACTGATGTGTCTCCAGGCTCCCTCCATTATCCCATATGGTCTCTGAACCATTTAAATTGCAAGTTATCAACTTTTTGAAGTCTCCGCCTAAACATTTGAAGActagtggcattatgatcccaaaCCAATGGAGTTGGGGTTACCACAAAATCTTCAAGTGTCTCACACCTGCTCCAAGAACCGTAACCAACTCCTTTATTACCCACAACCAGAGCACCATCAACCTTGCCCCAACCCTTGACAAAGCTCTCCTTCGGAGACCCTTGGTTAGGATCCCTACTTCAACGTCAAAGAGTCAAATGACCATGACAAACGTATCATCTGTCGAGTCCCTCGAGGATGTGCTTTCAAGTAATCGTGACCTCACATGTTCCAAACTGTCTTTAGGCGTTTGTATCACAGCTTTCATGGACTACTACTTGATGTCTTATGTTTCTACTTTTATGTTTAAGGCTTTGGGGAAAGCCCTtctttgtaactttttaaaCTTTGGGATTTGATCCCTGTATGTGGTTTAttttgaatgaatgaatccatatgtttgaacaaaaaaaaaaaaagctgctAGTGGTGTCCAAATATGATCCAATTCTCTCCTTTTAATTTTTCACACGTGTAGAgtaggttttttaaaattaaactgaaAATTATGGCTATAATATATCTGGCCGTTTCTCGTAGACATATAACAacttaattgttgttttttttgtgttgctgttcaaaaaaaaaattgttaaggaaatttaatatgatatttaaatgGGAGGATTACTATATTAGGTCGTAAATCGTTGTTTATTACTAGAATGGGGGTAAGGAGGTTTGATTATAAATGGCAAAATCTCCCTTGGAGAAATGtttaacgaaaaaaataattacgaAACATGCCATCGTAATTAAAAGCCACGTAGGAAAGAGAGTGTTAAAAGGGAGCTGTGTTTGGAAGGAAAATATCCCGCCAATCTATAAGTCTACCATTGTAGTTACGGTAGAGTTAGATGAGGTTGGTAGAGTTAGTAAATAGATTTATGGATTTTCAGAGAGTAATGCCGTAGATTGAAGTAGAGTGGTGGTAGAGATATAGTTATATGAGAGAGTTAAAACACTAGTAGAGTTAAGAGACAGAGATATAAATAGTTATGGTAGAGTTAGTAAAACTCGTAGAGTTATGAGGTAGAGTAAGCATCAGCCGTAGACTTAACTTCAGTGGTGGTAgagtaaacaagaaaaagattcttAGAGTTATGGGCGAAATAGAGATATGCGATAGACTTAATTGTAGTGGTGGTAGAGTAAGAGGGTAGAATTGAGTTATATGACATACTAATAAATAGTGACAGTAGAGTTATTGTTGATGATAGAGTTATTGTTGAGAATAGAGTTTTTGAATTATGTTGTGGCAAAGCTAACACTTACTAAAATAGGTTAAAATTCGTAGACTTAGCATTTCGTGTGGTGATAGAGTTAGtagattagaaaaataatttttaggtTAAATGAGATTGTCTAAATGGTGAAAAGACAAAATTGCCCTAAACAAAAAATACTGAATTTGTAGtaagttatatatgtatttgctGGTAAAGTGCTGATGGAGATCACTATAATTGCAAATTTTTGTATGGCCTAAGATGGGCTAAGAGAGTTAACTTATACTTATCTAGTTATCTTCATgatctaaaaacaaatcatgttGTTTTCATTTGCCTCCTTGGTATGTACATGTTATAATAAAGTTTGAGGCAATTGAGTTGGGTTTATAAATGTGATCAAGCCAATTGGATATATGCACAATAAAGCTAATGGTGGTATAAATTGCATATAAGTGGTATGAAGCTACTCAAAGAGtcgatgaagaacaaaataataatttcataaatttcaaaacaagacAATATCCCAagttgttttaatttgtatttatccAAACATAAAGAATAGAGGTATACAGTAAGCCTATATAATTCACTGGAGATAACATAACACCATGTCGTTTCTTCTTACAATATGATTACTAAAGACTAAACATAAACACCATGTCGTAGCTCTTTGTTCTGCCAGTGTTGAAGTTGGTTCTGAGCTCATCTACAACCAAAACgtgaaactttaaaaacaaaaacctgcatttcaaaaaccaaaacctgcaatttaaACTAGAACCTGCAGTTTTTGAAAAACCAGAACCTACagtttttgaaaaccaaaaccagaacctGCATTTTAAACTAGAACCAACAGCCATAATAGCACCCTAGAGATTTGAGAACAACAAGATAAGTAGATATAGCTTGTAACCACTGATCAAATAGAGgcaaattcaattttattttacataccTATCCTGGCggaataatatatatctttaatcaCAATCCTTAAACACACTTCACATGTGTATCAtctaaaaagtaaagaaaaggaAGCAACAAGATGAAAGCACAAATATGGTTTAGAAAGCAACAAGATGAACgcaaaaatagaaacttgtAACACTCAAGGAAGGGAAAAGACGTAATGGTTCTCTCTTACCCTGTCATATGTGTCCAACCATATGTTGTTTTCAGTCCCGTTATACCACAAAGGCACAAAGTGCTGGGACACGAACAGAAACACAAAATGCATCAAAACATCAGATCATGAGGAAATAACCAAGAGGTCAATTCAAACATGAAACATCAGATCGCATGACAACAAAAGTCCTCTATTTCTGAAGTCATGATTACAGAGCAAACATTTCACTAATCAAATTCATCACATCTAATCCATACAAAAAATNAATAGAGgcaaattcaattttattttacataccTATCCTGGCggaataatatatatctttaatcaCAATCCTTAAACACACTTCACATGTGTATCAtctaaaaagtaaagaaaaggaAGCAACAAGATGAAAGCACAAATATGGTTTAGAAAGCAACAAGATGAACgcaaaaatagaaacttgtAACACTCAAGGAAGGGAAAAGACGTAATGGTTCTCTCTTACCCTGTCATATGTGTCCAACCATATGTTGTTTTCAGTCCCGTTATACCACAAAGGCACAAAGTGCTGGGACACGAACAGAAACACAAAATGCATCAAAACATCAGATCATGAGGAAATAACCAAGAGGTCAATTCAAACATGAAACATCAGATCGCATGACAACAAAAGTCCTCTATTTCTGAAGTCATGATTACAGAGCAAACATTTCACTAATCAAATTCATCACATCTAATCcatacaaaaaatgaaaaatcgagCTCAGTCCGTTCATCGTGGATCAAATAACATAGAAGATCAATACATTAATCCAAATAAATCAATCATGAATTCAGAtaagaggtttttttttaaaaaacgagaTACGAATCAAGAGGAAAGAGGATCGAAACCTTGACACCATCGACGGAAAGGAAACCACTAAGGATACACTCTTTGAGACCGGTGACGAGAACGATAACCTCGTACTCTTCATCCATGGCTGATTCTGAAAGGTTCGTAGAgcagaagagagaaagagatcggACAGAGAATTTTTTTTCGGCCATTGCCGGCCATcaaagaatattttttcttgacGGCTAGGGcgaagagtttttgtttttgagagaaagaacagtttttgtttttttctcccaaaaataatttttaaggcACTTATGTAAATACAAGATTATAAAAGTGGTTTAAAGTCTTTTGGCAACATATTAGTACTACTCTAGTAAGTTAAAGAAAACAGATactagtctagtaataaaccacGATTTATGCACTAAttctttctatttaaatttgttCAAGTTGTACATGGAAAATCAAAAAATACATATTGATGCACAAATGTTAATTGTATGAAAGCTGGTGCCGTTATACAAAACTGCAT
It encodes the following:
- the LOC104723244 gene encoding probable secretory pathway GDP dissociation inhibitor 1 — translated: MAEKKFSVRSLSLFCSTNLSESAMDEEYEVIVLVTGLKECILSGFLSVDGVKHFVPLWYNGTENNIWLDTYDRMSSEPTSTLAEQRATTWCLCLVFSNHIVRRNDMVLCYLQ